One region of Halomonas huangheensis genomic DNA includes:
- a CDS encoding OmpA family protein gives MIRSTRLIAPLAAAALLVGCASNDPYSGQTDRNNTGIGAAVGAVVGAAAGAISGDGSTSKRDRALIGAAAGAAVGGGIGVYMDKQEEQLRQSTQGTGIDVERQGDNIVLNMPSEVTFGFDSAQLTGPASSALNDVASILNQYPETRITIAGHTDSTGDAGYNQQLSERRAQSVGSYLQSGGVSGARLSMVGYGENQPVASNNTEDGRAQNRRVEIVVVPTSQAGQG, from the coding sequence ATGATCCGTTCCACTCGACTGATTGCCCCGCTGGCCGCAGCCGCTCTTCTGGTAGGCTGTGCATCCAATGACCCCTATTCCGGTCAGACCGATCGCAACAATACCGGTATTGGTGCCGCTGTGGGCGCTGTTGTTGGCGCCGCCGCAGGCGCGATCAGCGGTGATGGTAGTACCAGTAAGCGGGATCGTGCTCTGATCGGTGCGGCAGCAGGTGCAGCTGTCGGCGGTGGTATCGGTGTCTATATGGACAAGCAGGAAGAGCAGCTGCGCCAGAGCACCCAGGGTACCGGGATTGATGTTGAGCGCCAGGGTGACAACATCGTGCTCAATATGCCTAGCGAAGTCACCTTTGGCTTTGACTCCGCGCAGTTGACTGGTCCAGCGTCCAGCGCGCTCAACGATGTTGCCAGCATCCTCAACCAGTATCCGGAAACGCGGATTACCATCGCGGGCCACACCGATTCCACTGGTGATGCCGGCTACAACCAGCAGCTCTCTGAGCGCCGCGCGCAGTCGGTCGGTAGCTATCTGCAAAGCGGTGGTGTTTCCGGCGCTCGCCTGTCCATGGTGGGTTACGGTGAGAACCAGCCGGTGGCCAGCAATAACACCGAGGATGGTCGCGCCCAGAACCGTCGCGTCGAGATCGTCGTAGTGCCCACGAGTCAGGCTGGCCAAGGCTGA
- a CDS encoding DUF1428 domain-containing protein: MSYVEGFVAAVPESNKQAYLDLATAAADIFKRYGATRVVEAWGAEVPEGKVTDFHRAVQAEPGEVIVYSWIEYPSKQVRDESFQKMEADNAMDGFMGDAPFDGKRLIYGGFDIILDV, translated from the coding sequence ATGAGTTATGTTGAAGGGTTTGTGGCCGCGGTTCCCGAGAGCAACAAGCAGGCGTATCTTGATCTGGCGACGGCGGCGGCCGATATCTTCAAGCGCTATGGTGCGACCCGGGTTGTAGAGGCCTGGGGCGCAGAAGTACCGGAAGGCAAGGTCACTGACTTCCATCGCGCAGTGCAGGCCGAACCAGGGGAAGTCATCGTATACAGCTGGATCGAGTACCCCTCGAAACAAGTGCGTGACGAATCCTTCCAGAAAATGGAGGCCGACAATGCCATGGATGGGTTCATGGGCGATGCGCCCTTCGATGGTAAGCGGTTGATCTATGGTGGTTTCGACATCATCCTTGATGTCTGA
- the hemW gene encoding radical SAM family heme chaperone HemW: MHQPKANRVELPPLALYVHVPWCVRKCPYCDFNSHGIGRQSELPEQDYLRALIADLEADLSLVGERTLTGIFIGGGTPSLMSGEFYRRLLEAIEQRIPLADDIEITLEANPGTLERGRFAAYRDVGINRLSLGIQSFQDAQLQALGRIHSGNDAQRAVGEARQAGFDNLNLDLMHGLPEQTPELALADLDQALALSPEHLSWYQLTLEPNTEFHSHPPTLPEEETLWDIQDLGHERLEQAGLRRYEISAYARTGRQARHNLNYWQFGDYLGIGAGAHGKLSQPGPEGLLIERRWKTRQPEAYLRRLEDPRGFVAGARRIEEQELALEFSMNALRLVDGVALSAWQRNVGKPIEQLANRLQLARDKGLIVEDSTRLQATPQGLLFLNDLLALISET, encoded by the coding sequence ATGCACCAGCCAAAGGCCAATCGGGTTGAGCTTCCTCCGCTTGCACTGTATGTGCATGTCCCGTGGTGTGTGCGCAAGTGCCCCTATTGCGACTTCAATTCCCATGGTATTGGCCGCCAGTCGGAGTTACCCGAGCAGGATTACCTACGTGCGCTGATTGCTGATCTGGAGGCCGATCTATCTCTGGTTGGTGAGCGTACACTTACTGGAATCTTCATCGGTGGCGGCACACCAAGCCTGATGTCTGGTGAGTTCTACCGTCGGTTGCTTGAAGCTATCGAGCAGCGGATCCCTCTCGCTGATGACATCGAAATTACCCTGGAAGCCAACCCCGGCACGCTCGAGCGAGGCCGTTTCGCGGCTTATCGTGATGTGGGTATCAATCGACTATCGTTGGGTATACAGAGTTTTCAGGACGCTCAGTTGCAAGCGCTGGGGCGTATTCATTCAGGAAATGATGCCCAACGTGCTGTCGGCGAAGCGCGACAGGCAGGGTTCGATAATTTGAATCTTGATCTGATGCATGGGCTGCCAGAGCAGACTCCGGAGCTGGCATTGGCCGACCTGGATCAGGCGCTGGCCTTGTCCCCGGAGCATCTTTCCTGGTATCAGCTGACGCTGGAACCCAACACCGAATTTCACTCTCATCCCCCGACCCTACCCGAGGAAGAAACCCTTTGGGATATTCAGGATCTGGGACATGAGCGCCTGGAACAGGCTGGTCTGCGCCGATATGAGATATCAGCCTATGCGCGAACAGGGCGCCAGGCACGCCATAACCTCAATTACTGGCAGTTCGGCGATTATCTGGGGATAGGAGCGGGCGCTCATGGAAAATTGAGTCAACCCGGCCCTGAGGGGCTGCTTATTGAACGACGCTGGAAGACGCGCCAGCCTGAGGCTTATCTGCGTAGGCTGGAGGACCCGCGTGGCTTTGTCGCTGGCGCTCGTCGGATCGAGGAGCAGGAGCTCGCGCTGGAGTTTTCCATGAATGCGTTGCGGCTGGTGGATGGTGTAGCGCTTTCCGCTTGGCAACGCAATGTCGGCAAGCCTATTGAGCAGCTTGCAAACCGTCTCCAACTGGCGAGAGATAAAGGACTTATTGTGGAAGACTCGACAAGGCTTCAAGCAACCCCTCAAGGTCTATTATTCTTGAACGACTTGTTGGCCCTGATCAGCGAAACGTGA
- a CDS encoding 23S rRNA (adenine(2030)-N(6))-methyltransferase RlmJ → MLSYQHAYHAGNFADVHKHLCVYSAVNHLLRKKSPITFVDTHAGRGSYPLAARETDQLQEYRSGIERLWKERHRLEDQPMLAEWLTAVASLQGGENGDENLACYPGSPWWLGARLRDQDRLTLFELHPGEHRHLAEQSVVSHGREGQLRRVHGDGLEGVVKMLPVATPRLCVLIDPSFERKDEYLEVVDTLKQVLRKARHAVVMVWYPLLPAGRHRAMLDALEASGIRKIWRSEVSREPPAQATHGMYGSGMLVINLPWGLDETLNGAIQRWLPILGPQSTHQSSWLVEE, encoded by the coding sequence ATGCTTTCCTATCAGCATGCCTATCATGCCGGCAATTTCGCCGACGTTCATAAGCATCTCTGCGTATATTCTGCAGTGAATCATCTGTTACGTAAAAAATCCCCTATTACGTTTGTTGATACTCACGCCGGTCGTGGAAGTTATCCACTGGCCGCCAGGGAGACAGATCAGCTGCAGGAGTATCGTAGTGGTATCGAAAGGCTGTGGAAGGAGCGCCATAGGCTGGAGGATCAGCCTATGCTCGCCGAATGGCTGACAGCCGTTGCTTCGCTGCAAGGTGGTGAGAACGGTGACGAGAATCTGGCGTGCTATCCCGGATCGCCCTGGTGGTTGGGAGCGCGGCTACGTGATCAGGATCGGTTGACGCTGTTTGAGCTGCACCCTGGTGAACACCGTCATCTGGCCGAGCAATCGGTGGTCTCCCATGGTCGAGAAGGACAGCTCAGGCGAGTGCATGGCGATGGTCTTGAGGGGGTGGTGAAGATGCTGCCGGTCGCCACGCCGCGCTTGTGCGTATTGATAGACCCCAGCTTCGAGCGCAAGGACGAGTACCTGGAGGTTGTTGATACTCTCAAGCAGGTGTTGCGCAAGGCGCGTCACGCGGTGGTGATGGTCTGGTATCCGCTGCTGCCTGCGGGGCGTCATCGGGCCATGCTCGATGCGCTCGAGGCCAGCGGAATCCGCAAGATATGGCGTAGCGAAGTCAGCCGTGAGCCACCTGCTCAGGCGACTCACGGAATGTATGGCAGCGGCATGCTGGTGATCAACCTGCCCTGGGGTCTCGATGAGACCTTGAATGGCGCCATCCAACGCTGGTTACCGATCCTGGGGCCCCAATCAACGCATCAGTCGAGCTGGTTGGTGGAAGAGTAG